Proteins encoded by one window of Silvibacterium dinghuense:
- a CDS encoding right-handed parallel beta-helix repeat-containing protein, producing the protein MRLLHHLGAFAHRVFLISSALLLLSVHALPLNTEISSPDAITLAVSPTGDDNAAGTPATPFRTLERAQSAVRTLNAQHDVTVQIEDGVYRLAQPLRFSAEDGGHNGHTVVWQAAPGAHPILSGAIPVTGWQLYDKERDIYVAKTPLGLASRQLWVNNALAPIASMEIHRNDYTFTRQGMLPKGSAPTIPALDTAIHLELRATGFFTERVSPIARVDHGTLIMQQPAWDNNLWGYDTIEKPFHPELQHLYLANALSLLTQLGQWYLDSDHGRLYLRPAAGIKLNTADVELPQLSVLLSIGNSLNAPVHDLVFRGLRFSYTTWLGPSGAEGYASQQSGSYLTGHASAYPADPIATCAVGCREFESMRNEWEQMPASVQVSAAERISFDGNTFAHLGQYALGIGNDANAMLSGIGLATSDITVGANVFTDCAGGAILAGGVRRDAHHPTDLRQINRQLIIRNNRIHAVSRDYHDNSAILSTYVEGAIILHNDISDVPYDAIDIGYGWGIQDPGGNPNYRLRMHGYDWPQNLVYQTPTTHHDVVVAANRIHGAKQLFHDGGAIYNLSASPNTLITENYIFDNSGRIALYLDEGSRYITVRKNVVQDPTGEWLNINTVHAAYPLRISPDNTAIDNWHDSTKIGGMWTNYQNDLIFDDHLVINNQWPAEAREIMKNAGIEPDAIKKSVAPDLQ; encoded by the coding sequence ATGAGGTTACTCCATCATCTCGGCGCATTCGCGCACAGGGTTTTCCTCATCTCTTCTGCACTTCTGCTGCTCTCTGTCCACGCTCTTCCGTTAAATACGGAAATATCATCGCCGGATGCCATCACTCTCGCGGTTTCGCCTACCGGCGATGACAACGCCGCCGGCACCCCTGCTACTCCCTTCCGCACTTTGGAGCGAGCCCAGTCCGCAGTTCGCACGCTGAATGCGCAGCATGATGTCACCGTGCAAATCGAAGATGGTGTTTATCGTCTCGCGCAGCCTCTGCGTTTCTCGGCAGAAGATGGAGGCCACAACGGACACACCGTCGTCTGGCAAGCCGCACCTGGTGCGCATCCAATCCTTAGCGGAGCCATTCCTGTGACCGGATGGCAGCTTTACGACAAAGAAAGAGACATCTACGTTGCCAAGACACCCCTAGGTCTAGCCTCGCGACAGCTCTGGGTTAACAATGCGCTCGCGCCCATTGCCTCCATGGAGATTCATCGCAATGATTACACCTTCACTCGCCAAGGCATGTTGCCAAAGGGCTCCGCGCCAACAATACCTGCACTCGACACAGCTATACATCTCGAACTTCGTGCTACCGGATTTTTCACCGAGCGTGTCTCACCAATCGCCCGCGTCGATCACGGCACGCTCATCATGCAACAGCCAGCATGGGACAACAATCTATGGGGCTATGACACGATAGAGAAGCCCTTTCACCCTGAACTTCAGCACCTATACCTCGCCAATGCGCTGTCATTGCTCACGCAGCTGGGCCAGTGGTATCTCGATTCTGACCATGGCCGCCTTTATTTGCGCCCTGCTGCGGGAATCAAACTCAACACTGCCGATGTGGAGCTGCCACAACTTAGCGTCCTACTCTCCATTGGTAACAGCCTGAATGCACCAGTACACGATCTCGTCTTCCGTGGCCTGCGCTTCTCTTACACCACATGGCTCGGCCCTTCCGGAGCTGAAGGCTATGCCAGCCAGCAGAGCGGCTCGTATCTGACAGGTCATGCTTCTGCATATCCCGCAGACCCCATTGCCACCTGCGCAGTTGGATGCCGGGAATTCGAGAGCATGCGCAATGAGTGGGAGCAGATGCCTGCATCCGTCCAGGTGAGCGCAGCCGAACGTATCAGTTTTGATGGAAATACTTTCGCTCATCTCGGTCAATATGCGCTCGGCATCGGCAACGACGCCAATGCAATGCTCTCCGGCATCGGCCTCGCCACCAGCGATATCACCGTCGGAGCCAATGTCTTCACCGATTGTGCCGGCGGCGCTATCCTTGCCGGCGGTGTTCGGCGCGATGCGCACCATCCTACAGATTTACGCCAGATAAACCGTCAGCTCATCATCCGTAATAATCGCATCCATGCAGTCAGTCGCGATTACCACGATAACAGTGCCATCCTCAGTACCTACGTGGAAGGAGCCATTATCCTGCATAACGACATCTCCGATGTTCCGTACGATGCCATCGACATTGGATATGGCTGGGGCATTCAGGACCCCGGCGGCAACCCCAATTATCGTTTGCGCATGCATGGCTACGACTGGCCGCAGAACCTCGTCTATCAAACACCCACCACCCACCATGATGTCGTGGTTGCCGCGAACCGCATTCATGGAGCCAAACAGCTCTTCCATGACGGTGGAGCAATCTACAATCTCTCCGCAAGCCCTAACACGCTGATCACTGAGAACTACATCTTCGACAACAGCGGCCGTATCGCACTGTATCTCGACGAAGGCTCGCGCTATATCACCGTGCGCAAAAATGTAGTGCAAGATCCGACTGGGGAATGGCTCAATATCAACACCGTTCACGCTGCTTATCCGCTCCGCATCTCACCCGACAACACAGCTATCGATAACTGGCACGACAGCACAAAGATCGGCGGCATGTGGACCAACTACCAAAACGATCTCATTTTCGACGACCATCTTGTGATAAACAATCAATGGCCTGCGGAAGCCCGCGAAATCATGAAAAATGCGGGCATTGAGCCTGACGCAATTAAAAAATCAGTCGCACCCGACTTGCAATAA
- a CDS encoding TIM-barrel domain-containing protein translates to MFTIDSYHADEMPGAFLFRSLDRLLRIGFVTPAIVRITVTGHDVFHDRPSRIVIGRPEEVEVKLHETPHEYTFRTTALTITLVRATGRLVYATAGGRTLMQEPEHGGKWLTPRPVTRNVFDRGIGIAEGQGIDGARANSATYTSLFDREAFEAKLEFEFAKDEALFGLGSHEEGYANLRGRSRELYQQNMKAVVPHLVSTRGYGLLFDCCSLMTFHDDALGSYWWADCVDQLDYYLLYGETYDGVIRHYRCLTGRTPLPPRWAFGYVQSKERYVNGQELIDVVREYRRRAIPLDVIVLDWKSWPNGAGWGQKSFDPLRFPNPEGLTTELHTLGARLMVSIWPIMTGSCPDQRELLQHGFMLGNQSTYDAFHPQARELYWQQVSRGLFSKGVDAWWCDCTEPFEADWSGAIKPEPHQRLRLNTEASKRYLDAGNINAYSLLHSQGIYEGQRRTNHQKRVLNLTRSSYAGQHRYGTFTWNGDICGTWDSLRRSIAEGLNFCATGEPYWTVDIGGFFLRNDPSLWFWRGDYNAGSRGLTAMDAIEPDPSDLGCTDLGFHELYTRWLQYAAFLPMFRSHGTDAPREIWRFGEPGNLFYDAIASTIRLRYRLLPYIYSVAADVTFSDASMVQAMALCFPQDHATHVIADQFLFGPAIMVCPITHAMHYSKNSRPIRDVDHTRLVYLPHGRDWYDFWSNDYFSGGQTILTSATLDHIPLYVPSGSILILGEVTQHTEEQPDAPYEIHVYTGANTSFTLYEDDGDSYAYEDGAFATTLISWDESTHNLTLSRRIGDFSSLVRERDYRVIFHTQQGQVMRELRYSGMQHTVSIPGSHFDL, encoded by the coding sequence ATGTTTACCATTGACAGTTATCATGCGGACGAAATGCCCGGGGCCTTCCTCTTTCGCTCCTTGGATCGCCTTTTACGGATTGGCTTTGTTACTCCAGCCATCGTCCGCATCACTGTCACCGGGCACGATGTATTTCATGACCGCCCTAGCCGCATTGTCATTGGAAGACCGGAAGAAGTTGAGGTCAAACTGCACGAAACTCCGCATGAGTACACTTTCCGTACCACGGCACTTACGATCACACTCGTTCGCGCAACCGGCCGTCTTGTGTATGCAACTGCTGGCGGGCGTACGTTGATGCAGGAACCTGAGCATGGCGGGAAATGGCTCACGCCACGACCAGTTACACGCAATGTTTTTGATAGGGGTATAGGCATTGCCGAAGGACAAGGCATCGACGGTGCTCGCGCAAATTCTGCTACTTATACTTCCTTGTTCGATCGCGAGGCCTTTGAGGCAAAGCTCGAATTCGAATTTGCCAAAGATGAGGCGCTTTTCGGCCTTGGTTCACATGAAGAGGGATACGCAAATCTTCGCGGCCGCTCACGCGAGCTCTATCAACAAAATATGAAGGCCGTCGTACCGCATCTCGTCTCCACCCGCGGCTACGGTTTGTTGTTTGACTGCTGCTCCCTGATGACCTTCCATGACGATGCGCTTGGCTCATACTGGTGGGCTGACTGCGTCGATCAACTTGACTACTACCTGCTTTACGGAGAGACCTACGACGGCGTCATCCGTCACTATCGCTGTCTTACCGGACGCACACCATTACCGCCGCGCTGGGCCTTTGGCTATGTGCAGTCCAAGGAGCGCTACGTCAACGGACAAGAGCTTATCGACGTAGTCCGGGAATATCGACGCCGCGCTATCCCGCTCGATGTCATCGTCCTTGACTGGAAAAGTTGGCCAAACGGTGCCGGCTGGGGCCAGAAGTCCTTCGACCCACTCCGTTTCCCCAATCCCGAAGGCCTTACCACCGAGCTTCACACGCTCGGCGCACGGCTCATGGTCTCTATCTGGCCGATCATGACCGGTTCATGCCCTGACCAGCGCGAATTACTTCAGCATGGCTTCATGCTCGGCAACCAATCCACGTATGACGCCTTTCATCCCCAAGCGCGCGAACTTTACTGGCAGCAGGTGTCGCGCGGTCTATTTTCAAAAGGAGTCGATGCCTGGTGGTGCGATTGCACGGAACCCTTCGAGGCAGACTGGTCCGGCGCCATCAAGCCTGAGCCACATCAGCGGCTCAGGCTCAACACAGAAGCATCAAAGCGCTACCTGGATGCAGGCAATATCAATGCTTATTCGCTTCTCCACTCGCAAGGAATCTACGAAGGACAGCGCCGAACGAATCACCAGAAACGCGTGCTCAATCTCACCCGTTCTTCCTACGCCGGACAGCATCGTTACGGCACATTCACCTGGAACGGTGATATCTGCGGCACCTGGGATTCACTGCGCCGGTCTATCGCAGAGGGACTGAACTTCTGCGCAACTGGAGAGCCATACTGGACCGTCGACATCGGAGGTTTCTTCCTTCGTAACGACCCCTCGCTTTGGTTCTGGCGCGGCGACTATAACGCTGGCTCTCGTGGCCTCACCGCCATGGATGCAATCGAGCCAGACCCCAGCGACCTGGGCTGTACCGATCTTGGCTTTCATGAGCTCTATACCCGCTGGCTGCAATATGCCGCATTTCTACCTATGTTTCGTTCACACGGTACCGATGCCCCGCGCGAAATATGGCGCTTCGGCGAGCCCGGCAATCTGTTCTATGACGCCATCGCTTCTACCATCCGGCTTCGTTATCGCCTGCTCCCCTACATATATTCTGTCGCTGCCGATGTTACGTTCTCTGATGCTTCGATGGTGCAAGCTATGGCCCTATGCTTTCCGCAAGACCATGCCACGCATGTGATCGCCGACCAGTTCTTATTCGGACCCGCCATAATGGTGTGCCCCATCACACATGCCATGCATTACAGTAAAAACTCACGCCCGATACGAGACGTAGATCACACGCGCCTCGTTTATCTCCCGCATGGCCGTGATTGGTACGACTTCTGGTCTAATGATTATTTCAGCGGCGGCCAGACCATCCTCACCTCCGCAACTCTCGATCACATCCCGCTCTACGTTCCTTCCGGATCGATTCTTATTCTCGGCGAGGTAACACAACATACTGAAGAGCAGCCAGATGCGCCCTACGAGATTCATGTCTATACCGGAGCAAATACGAGTTTCACGCTTTACGAAGACGATGGCGACAGCTACGCCTATGAAGATGGCGCCTTCGCCACTACCCTTATTTCTTGGGATGAATCTACGCACAACCTCACGCTTTCGAGGCGCATAGGAGACTTTTCATCGCTTGTGCGGGAACGCGATTACCGTGTCATTTTTCATACACAGCAAGGACAGGTAATGCGCGAACTCCGTTACAGCGGCATGCAGCATACTGTTTCCATCCCAGGGAGTCATTTCGATCTATGA
- a CDS encoding MFS transporter: MLCKYREDDLRNTTVQSMSSRSYTTRFSYMASEIAGQLIFCVISFYLLKFYTDVYGISAAVAGMILLIARCVDAFDAPLWGILFEKTHSRWGSSRPWFLWLCLPFAVFGVLTFVTPHFGPASKIIYAVLTYVASSILYTGINTPVTSILASLTSDPHERITLTTWRMFGSKLSVLFVNLSVLPLVSVLGQGNDRLGFMRVMPIYALGTVALYLVAFRNLHEAVPTHRHRLPVARSLHALRGNAPWHIIFFSSLFFWIAFIARISSAPYFFQYVLRRPELTSIANSMDVVSLAGIFFLPTLCRCFSKRNTWVVALLGSIAGQVILGAGTFAASIPLIFAGWILGFLASGIAMAIPFSVLSDSVDYGEWKSGIRAAGLLTAIGAAFCLKAGSGIGGAASAWILANTGYVPNAIQSSSALHGICASFIWLPAAAWLLATVPVCFYHRYECLEPRIRAELEARRRIAALVSGAV; this comes from the coding sequence ATGCTATGCAAGTATCGCGAGGACGATCTGCGGAACACAACCGTGCAATCGATGAGCAGCAGGAGCTACACCACGCGCTTCAGCTATATGGCCAGCGAAATCGCCGGCCAGCTCATCTTTTGTGTCATCTCTTTTTATCTGCTCAAGTTTTATACCGATGTGTACGGCATCTCCGCAGCAGTGGCCGGCATGATCCTGCTCATCGCACGCTGTGTCGATGCGTTCGACGCTCCTCTTTGGGGTATCCTTTTCGAGAAAACACACAGCCGCTGGGGAAGCAGCCGCCCATGGTTCCTCTGGCTATGCCTACCCTTCGCAGTCTTCGGCGTCCTCACCTTTGTCACGCCCCACTTCGGGCCCGCTTCTAAAATCATTTACGCAGTTCTCACCTACGTTGCCTCCAGCATTCTCTACACAGGCATCAATACTCCGGTCACATCCATTCTTGCGTCGCTCACGTCAGATCCACACGAGCGCATCACGCTCACCACATGGCGCATGTTTGGCTCCAAGCTCAGCGTCCTCTTCGTAAATCTCTCCGTGCTGCCGCTAGTGTCTGTGCTTGGGCAAGGCAATGATCGCCTTGGCTTCATGAGGGTGATGCCCATTTATGCGCTCGGCACTGTGGCACTCTACCTCGTCGCCTTTCGAAACCTTCACGAAGCAGTACCTACACATCGCCACCGACTCCCTGTGGCCCGCAGTCTCCATGCGCTACGAGGCAATGCGCCCTGGCACATCATCTTTTTCAGTAGCCTCTTTTTCTGGATTGCCTTCATCGCGCGCATCTCCTCCGCACCCTATTTTTTTCAGTACGTGCTTCGGCGTCCCGAGCTCACCTCCATCGCCAACAGCATGGACGTCGTCTCTTTGGCCGGCATCTTCTTTCTACCCACACTCTGTCGTTGCTTTTCAAAGCGCAATACCTGGGTTGTCGCACTCCTCGGCTCCATTGCAGGACAAGTTATTCTCGGCGCAGGAACCTTTGCCGCGTCGATTCCTCTCATCTTCGCCGGATGGATTTTGGGTTTTCTAGCCAGCGGGATCGCCATGGCGATCCCCTTCTCCGTGCTTTCTGACAGCGTCGATTACGGCGAATGGAAGAGCGGTATCCGCGCCGCAGGCCTGCTCACTGCGATCGGTGCCGCTTTTTGCCTCAAGGCCGGCAGTGGCATTGGGGGCGCGGCATCCGCATGGATTCTCGCCAATACCGGTTATGTGCCAAATGCGATCCAGTCTTCCTCCGCGCTGCATGGCATCTGTGCCAGCTTCATTTGGCTGCCTGCCGCAGCATGGCTGCTCGCCACGGTGCCTGTCTGCTTTTATCACCGCTATGAGTGTCTGGAGCCGCGCATTCGGGCAGAGCTCGAGGCGCGTCGTAGGATCGCGGCTCTCGTAAGCGGAGCTGTTTAA
- a CDS encoding phytanoyl-CoA dioxygenase family protein, with the protein MMITKEQRSLYRSEGYMILPGVIPPAMLAMLREECSYYLGYYDCIMDSRGVQTENISHRGKRYFINNRYRLSSRLWQFIFSDLMAEVARATVGDEAWLMHEQWVVKGAEQGMKFAWHQDSGYVKWYNPTTQHKPYVTCWCTLDEVSEENGTVYLLPHSRGGTKSEIITHIKEDGTNDLIGYTGSDPGDPVVVPAGSIVAFDSFVFHRSGPNLTGNMRRIYLPQYSEKPLTRPDGKPWAMATPFLKDGKNIYNHAEDSAENWGPFPEDKNVVV; encoded by the coding sequence ATGATGATCACGAAAGAACAGCGCAGTCTCTATCGCTCTGAAGGCTATATGATCCTGCCCGGCGTCATCCCGCCGGCCATGCTTGCCATGCTGCGCGAGGAGTGCTCCTACTATCTCGGCTATTACGACTGCATAATGGACAGCCGAGGAGTGCAAACCGAGAACATCAGCCATCGTGGAAAGCGCTACTTTATCAACAACCGCTACCGCCTGAGCAGCCGCCTATGGCAATTCATCTTCAGCGACCTCATGGCGGAGGTGGCTCGGGCCACCGTTGGGGATGAGGCATGGCTGATGCATGAGCAGTGGGTTGTCAAAGGCGCCGAACAAGGGATGAAATTTGCATGGCATCAGGACTCCGGTTATGTGAAGTGGTACAACCCCACCACGCAGCACAAACCTTACGTCACCTGCTGGTGCACGCTCGACGAGGTCAGTGAAGAGAATGGCACGGTCTATCTTCTGCCACATTCACGCGGGGGTACAAAGAGCGAGATCATCACCCATATCAAGGAAGACGGCACCAACGATCTCATCGGCTATACCGGCAGCGATCCCGGCGACCCCGTAGTTGTGCCTGCCGGCAGCATCGTCGCCTTTGATAGCTTCGTCTTCCACCGCAGTGGCCCCAACCTGACGGGAAACATGCGCCGCATCTACCTCCCACAATACAGTGAAAAGCCACTCACCCGCCCCGACGGCAAACCCTGGGCAATGGCTACCCCTTTCCTCAAAGACGGAAAGAATATCTATAACCACGCAGAAGACTCTGCAGAAAACTGGGGCCCTTTCCCCGAAGACAAGAATGTTGTCGTGTAA
- a CDS encoding AraC family transcriptional regulator, translating to MSKLLSFFVAMLQRLQLPDELDGNMWRYASLATANRRHRHAELELNLVTRGKGLYLLGARRYEIRRGDLLWLFPAQEHVLIEQTADFAMWIAVFRRRAVKRWAVDRAARPLLQRELQGEACRRLVRQELERSEQLFQELAATDCDPGLKNAGLGYALLHAWKCFEQAAAVPAQALHPAVERAAKIIRSGGDGYSLQELARQAGISTSRLSRLFPQQTGTTIVEFRNRQRVQRFQQERERNPHRNLLDAALDAGFGSYAQFHRVFREMVGCSPKEYGL from the coding sequence TTGTCGAAGTTGTTATCATTTTTTGTCGCTATGTTGCAACGCCTCCAACTCCCGGACGAACTTGACGGAAATATGTGGCGCTATGCCAGCCTGGCAACGGCGAACCGGCGGCATCGGCACGCTGAGTTGGAGCTGAACCTGGTAACTCGCGGTAAAGGTCTATATTTACTGGGTGCACGCCGATATGAGATCCGGCGTGGAGACCTGCTGTGGCTTTTTCCGGCGCAGGAGCATGTCTTGATCGAGCAGACTGCGGACTTTGCCATGTGGATCGCAGTTTTTCGACGCCGGGCAGTGAAACGCTGGGCCGTCGATCGGGCTGCGCGTCCTCTTTTGCAGCGGGAGCTCCAGGGCGAAGCATGCCGCAGACTGGTGCGACAGGAGCTCGAACGCTCCGAACAGCTATTCCAGGAACTGGCTGCCACGGATTGCGACCCCGGACTGAAGAATGCAGGGCTGGGATATGCCCTGCTGCATGCCTGGAAATGTTTCGAGCAGGCCGCGGCGGTACCTGCGCAGGCACTGCACCCCGCAGTAGAGCGGGCAGCAAAAATCATCCGCTCGGGTGGTGATGGATATAGTCTGCAGGAGCTGGCGCGACAGGCAGGTATTAGTACATCCAGATTAAGCAGGTTATTCCCACAGCAGACGGGGACCACAATTGTGGAATTTCGTAATCGTCAACGCGTGCAGCGATTCCAGCAGGAGCGGGAACGAAATCCTCACCGTAACCTGCTGGATGCCGCTCTGGATGCGGGCTTTGGAAGCTATGCGCAATTCCACCGTGTCTTCCGCGAAATGGTGGGATGCTCTCCGAAAGAGTATGGGCTCTAG
- a CDS encoding four-carbon acid sugar kinase family protein, whose translation MAIVADDLTGACDAAVAFTGLGQTVRVYLDAVPKAAEGVYAVSTESRSLTEHEAVARLARLAWELPRMAQIFKKIDSVFRGNSFAEIAAAVRTFPERLAVLAPSYPAHGRRVRNGMLHGSGLENDRPLDLAAALCAAVCAPLVMVSGEDAETQMQAAPYGALLLCDAWDQDELEAVVRAAATLRERVLWIGSGGLAHALAAAYGVTVSCDSVRWPRGRTIFVVGSDHIATQQQVLHLEESAVVQRSGCGEKIRTKTSSFVLDVPRGTGVESVRAALMDIRPEDTACLFLTGGDTAMLVCRALGIRSLRLLREFAPGVPMGIAEGGAFDGVRVMLKSGGFGERDLLQRVYESFHDKESVTV comes from the coding sequence GTGGCTATCGTCGCAGACGACCTGACGGGCGCCTGCGATGCCGCAGTTGCGTTTACGGGCTTAGGCCAGACGGTGCGGGTGTACCTGGATGCAGTTCCGAAGGCGGCTGAAGGTGTGTACGCGGTATCCACGGAGAGCCGTAGTCTTACCGAGCACGAAGCGGTCGCGAGGCTGGCCCGACTGGCATGGGAACTGCCGCGCATGGCGCAGATCTTCAAGAAGATTGACTCCGTATTTCGTGGCAACAGCTTCGCGGAAATTGCAGCGGCTGTACGAACCTTTCCGGAGCGGTTGGCGGTGCTGGCGCCGTCGTACCCTGCGCATGGGCGACGGGTACGGAACGGAATGTTGCATGGGAGTGGATTGGAGAATGATCGCCCGCTGGATCTGGCGGCAGCACTATGTGCTGCTGTATGCGCGCCTTTGGTGATGGTGTCTGGAGAGGATGCGGAAACGCAAATGCAGGCAGCTCCGTATGGAGCTTTGTTGCTCTGCGATGCATGGGATCAGGATGAGTTGGAAGCTGTGGTGCGGGCCGCGGCTACGCTTCGCGAACGTGTGTTGTGGATCGGATCGGGAGGGCTGGCGCATGCGCTGGCCGCGGCTTATGGTGTAACAGTGTCATGCGACTCAGTGCGCTGGCCACGAGGGCGAACAATTTTTGTTGTGGGAAGCGATCACATCGCGACGCAGCAGCAGGTACTGCATTTGGAAGAGAGCGCAGTTGTTCAGCGGAGTGGATGCGGAGAAAAAATAAGGACAAAGACTTCGAGCTTTGTGCTGGATGTACCGCGAGGCACAGGAGTAGAGAGCGTGCGGGCCGCATTGATGGATATCCGTCCTGAGGATACTGCATGTCTCTTTCTTACTGGAGGTGATACCGCGATGCTTGTGTGCCGGGCGCTGGGAATACGAAGCCTGCGTCTGTTGCGTGAGTTCGCGCCTGGCGTTCCTATGGGGATTGCCGAGGGCGGTGCCTTCGATGGCGTGAGAGTGATGCTGAAGAGCGGCGGGTTTGGAGAACGCGATCTTTTGCAGCGTGTGTATGAGTCATTTCACGACAAAGAAAGTGTCACTGTCTGA
- the pdxA gene encoding 4-hydroxythreonine-4-phosphate dehydrogenase PdxA, whose amino-acid sequence MHIYPPRIVISLGDPAGVGAEVTLKALSAAELPAARVLVLGDRAAVATAEASTGIHMAELPVEFRDCGMLSPDEPVRMGSLRAEYGAAAMRYVKDATLMCLHGDADAMVTAPLNKEAVALNGIPFSGHTEYIAELCGVSGSCMMLTSERLSVVHVSTHVSLRRATELNTERIIRTIELGYEAMRMMGKERPRIAVCGLNPHAGEHGMFGAEDEAFILPAVDACRARGIACEGPVAADTIFFKAARGSHDLVVAMYHDQGHIPMKLLDFEATVNTSLGIPLIRTSVDHGTAFDIAGKNLASGANMAAAIRLAVTMASHRIPARTKG is encoded by the coding sequence ATGCATATATATCCCCCTAGGATCGTGATATCGCTGGGCGACCCTGCGGGCGTTGGCGCGGAGGTGACTTTGAAAGCGCTCAGCGCTGCAGAATTACCGGCCGCGAGGGTTCTCGTATTAGGAGACCGCGCAGCAGTTGCCACGGCTGAAGCGAGCACGGGCATCCACATGGCAGAGCTGCCGGTGGAGTTTCGCGATTGCGGGATGTTATCTCCGGACGAGCCGGTCCGGATGGGATCGTTGCGCGCGGAATATGGCGCGGCGGCGATGCGCTACGTGAAAGATGCGACTCTGATGTGCCTGCATGGAGACGCCGATGCCATGGTGACGGCGCCTCTCAACAAAGAAGCTGTTGCCTTGAATGGCATTCCTTTCAGCGGACACACAGAATATATCGCGGAGCTATGCGGTGTGAGCGGGTCCTGCATGATGTTGACCAGCGAACGGCTGAGCGTCGTGCATGTTTCGACGCATGTAAGCCTGCGTCGCGCGACGGAACTGAACACTGAGAGGATTATCCGCACCATCGAACTGGGTTACGAAGCGATGCGGATGATGGGCAAGGAACGGCCGCGGATCGCAGTATGCGGGCTGAATCCCCATGCTGGCGAACACGGCATGTTTGGTGCGGAGGACGAAGCCTTCATCCTGCCTGCAGTGGATGCATGCCGCGCGCGGGGCATCGCCTGTGAAGGTCCGGTAGCGGCAGATACGATTTTCTTCAAGGCGGCGCGCGGATCGCATGACCTGGTGGTGGCGATGTATCACGATCAGGGACACATCCCGATGAAGCTTCTGGACTTTGAGGCGACGGTGAACACCTCACTTGGTATTCCGCTTATCCGCACGTCGGTGGATCACGGCACTGCATTCGACATTGCGGGAAAGAATCTGGCAAGCGGCGCGAACATGGCTGCGGCGATTCGGCTGGCGGTGACGATGGCGAGTCATCGCATTCCGGCGCGGACGAAGGGCTGA